TTGGCCACGCGGTAGATGCGTGCGTAGACCAGGCCCATGATGAGGCAGGGGGCGAAGAAGGAGCCGATGCAGGAGGACAGGATGTACCAGGTCTCATCGTTGAGGCCACACTGCGGGTAGGCGGCGCCGTCGGGCTGGCGGTAGAGCGAGACCAGCGGCGGGAAGGAGATGACGGCCGAGATGAGCCACACAGCCACGATGGTGGCCTTGACGCGGCGCGGGGTGCGCTTCAGGTTGTACTCGACGGCCTGCGTTACGGACCAGTAGCGGTCCAGGCTGATGGCGCACAGGTGAACGATGGACGAGGTGCAGAAGAGCACGTCGAGCGCCAGGTACACGCCGCACCACACCTGCCCAAAGTACCAGTAGGCCATGAGCTCGTTGGCCAGAGAAAAAGGCATGACCAGCGTGGCCACCAGGATGTCAGCCGAGGCCAGCGACACCAGGAAGAGGTTCTGCGGCGCACGCAGCGCTCGGCTGGTCAGCACGGCGATCACCACCAGCACGTTGCCCACCACGGTAAAGACGATGAGGAAGCCCACCAGGGCCGCCAGCCCCGCCACGGCAGCCGCCGAGTACTGGCCCGGGGGCGGCCCCCAGGTGGACCCCGAGGCGTTGGCGGCCCTGCCGCTGCCCCCCTCGCCGGCGCCGCTCGCGTTGTgacccgccgccgccgccgccagcgcCGCCGCCAGCGCCGGGGACGCCATGGTCCTCCCGCAAGCTACGCGGTCCCGCCTGGAGCCGGGGCGCAGCCGCGGCAGCTTGGGCGCCCCGCAGCCCGGGTCGGCGCCCGCATCGCCACCTGTTCGGGCGCGCCCGCCAGGGACCGCGGCGCCCAACAGCTGGCCCTCGGCCGTGGTGGCTCGGCGGGCGGGCGAGCGGCGCGCCGGAGAGCGTGGCTGCCGGGCTCTCCGCCGCTGCCGCACGCGTAAGTGCAGAGCAGGAGGCGCCCGGAGCGAGCGGCgacgcggcggcggcgggggggagggggcaggtcccGGGGTCCTCGCGCGGCCCCGCCCTCGGCCCGGCTCACGGGGAGAGCCCCGGCCGCGAGCCCACGGCAACGCGGCGCCCGAGCGGGCGTGCCTGAGCTGCCCCGCGGCCCCGGCGCCCAGCCGGGGCGCAGGCTGCAGGCGGCGGCGGCCCGGGCGCTCCGCCTCCCATCCGGCCGGCTAGGGCTCGGCGGGCCGCTGTTCCTTTGGGCCCCCGCGCCCGCACGCCGCCTCTGGCTCCAACTTTACTTTCCCGGGCAGGGCGCCGGCGCCGCCGCGcgtcctcctgctcctcctcctgctgctccagGCAGGGCGCCCCCCGCGGTCTTCGCTCGGCCGTGCGGGCGCCGCCTCGCCTGCCTTGGCTCGCCCGAgctgcgccgccgccgccgccgccgcctcttcctccgccgccgccgccgccgccgccgccgccaccgggCGCTCGGCGCGAGTGTCGCCGCCCGGGCTCGGCTTCCAACTTGGGTAGAGTTGCGcagcggggcggggcgcgggtgGGCGGGGGCGGCCCGGCGAGCAGGCCAGGGCCGCCGGCCCGGGTAGGGGGAGCGGGCCCGGGAGCCGGAGCCCGCGGCCGCCTCGGCGAACCTGCCTGCGCGGCGCCGGGGAGGAGCCCGGGGCGGTGGCGCGGGGCGCGCGCTCGGCGAGGGCGCCCCCTCCAGGGCCGCCTGCAGTCTGCGGGACGGGGCTGAGTGCCGACTGGCCTGGGCGGTGAGTTCCAGAAGCTTGCTCTAAGACGGGAGCTTCCTCGCCTCCCCCGGGCACACGCACCCGCGGGCGCGCACACTCGTACGCGCAACACCGGCGGGCTCGGGGTCCGCGGCCTGATTGGAGAGCCAGCCACTCGCAGCCTGGTGGAGGACGCGACGCTGCCTGGGTGCGCACGGGTGCTGCGGAGGGCCAGGGCCGGCTCCGACTCCCATCTCTGGTCGGTGCTCCGGGGCAGAAccatctccccacccccggcCGCAGTTCCCTCCTCTGCCCGCTTCCAAGCGCTGCTGAAGCATGAATCATGACGGCGGTGCCCGTGGAAGCCCTGGGCAGGCTCCCAAGCTCTGCACCCATGTTGGCAATATTTGAAGTTTAATTCTTATGCTCCGTGGCCCAGCTTTTAAAGAATGGGGGATGTTTAACCTAACCGTTTCTGACAAACGCCCCAAACTGAATTGCCCGGATGAGAGGCGGTTTTGCGTGGGTGCCTCGTTTCTGCTTAGGGGCGAGCTTCTGAGGTCACCCCCGCTTACCCAGGTCCCACGTCCCTGTGCATTCGTTCCGCAGATGCGCACTGCTGCTCCGACCCCGTGTCAGGTGCTGGTCCCCACCTCCAGGCAGCCTGAGGTCTTAGGAAGACAGACCGTGGGAAGGAAGTTGGAGTTCCCAGGCCTGGCATTTCTCACTAGGATGAACAGGAGCATCTTTTCTCCCAGCAGAGCAGAAACGCACCTAGGCCAGCGGGTAGCTCTCTGCATCCTCAGATAGGGGGTGCGGTGGGGgttgaggctgggggagggagtgggatgCCTCTGGGTAATAGGAGGGTGACTCCGGGAGGGGTCAGAACTTCCCACCTCCCCGGGGACGCCTAGAAATGTGCCTGGCTTGAGGGCTGCACCTCTCTTTCCTGAGCTCAGAGGCCTTCCCGGGAGAGCACGCTATCTTAGCAGAGATGCCAACGTGGAGCTCCAGCACCCTTGTTAAGCAGTTACACTGAGGAAGAGGGGCTCAGGCCGGCGCTGGGCTGGAAATCAGACACTCCAGATGGCAGACCTGTCCAAGAAGGTTAAAGCTCCCAGGCCAGTCCTTGGCATTGATGCCCTTTGGGGAGCAAAGCCATGACCGTATGTGACCCAGGGAGGGTAGAGGCACCATATTTGTGAAAGACCCCCCTGGTCCTGGAGGCCTAAGAGACCCCACTGACTGGGGCGCCTGGGGGAGCATTTCGCAGGGAAGACACACACAGCTGACCCTCCCTCATTGGCACACGCTGGCCTTGTCTGTATCAGGCCTCCTACCTGAGTGCTTGTTTTCTGGGGCAGATGGTGTCACACACTGAGATGGGGGCAGTGAATGTCATCGGTGCCCTGCAGCTCCTCCCCTCCAAGCCTGGCAGTGGGGTTGtcaaagaaggcttcctggaggaggtgacctctGAGCTGCATTTGGAGAGTGACAGAAGTTTTTAGGAAGTGAGAGGCCCCTGTTGGTTgtgctccctggggtgggggtggacttGTCCTGGAGGCATGGGGAGCCAGAGGAAGACCCAAAACCGGGACGTGGCGGTGGTCGGATGTAGATTTTTGAGAGATCTGTCTTTCTCCCAGCAGCTGCACAGCCATGTGGGTCTCCTCCTGACCACAAGGGGTTCTCATCTTTTGAGGAGCACTTTGGGGGATGCATCCAGCGTCCTGGCTCCACTCAACACTTCATGTGTTCACAAGCAAGGCCAGCCAGCATGAGGGATTTGGAAGAAGAGGACCCAGAGCTCCTGGGGGCCCAATGCACACAGGACGTCCCACTGCCCAGGCCACAGCTCTTCAGCCAGGCCAGGCAGGAGACATCTAGAGCGCCTGGCGGGCCAAGTGACTCAGGCCCCTGGGGATGTTTGGCCCGCCTTTTGACCTCAGGCAGCAGGCATCACACTGCCGGCATAacccaggaggaggaaggaggaagcgcCTCTCCCGTGGGTCCTGGGCCC
The nucleotide sequence above comes from Camelus dromedarius isolate mCamDro1 chromosome 1, mCamDro1.pat, whole genome shotgun sequence. Encoded proteins:
- the ADRA2C gene encoding alpha-2C adrenergic receptor, with translation MASPALAAALAAAAAGHNASGAGEGGSGRAANASGSTWGPPPGQYSAAAVAGLAALVGFLIVFTVVGNVLVVIAVLTSRALRAPQNLFLVSLASADILVATLVMPFSLANELMAYWYFGQVWCGVYLALDVLFCTSSIVHLCAISLDRYWSVTQAVEYNLKRTPRRVKATIVAVWLISAVISFPPLVSLYRQPDGAAYPQCGLNDETWYILSSCIGSFFAPCLIMGLVYARIYRVAKLRTRTLSEKREPAGPDGASPTTENGLGAGENGHCALPRRPRADVDPEDSSAAAKRRRRRGALRRGGRRRAGGEGASGADGAGPGSGTAEQGALAAERSPGPSGRLSRASSRSVEFFLSRRRRARSSVCRRKVAQAREKRFTFVLAVVMGVFVLCWFPFFFSYSLYGICREACQVPVPLFKFFFWIGYCNSSLNPVIYTVFNQDFRRSFKHILFRRRRRGFRQ